A genomic segment from Clarias gariepinus isolate MV-2021 ecotype Netherlands chromosome 11, CGAR_prim_01v2, whole genome shotgun sequence encodes:
- the mipepa gene encoding mitochondrial intermediate peptidase — MSASKALFLRVLRHKVALKLWRRNVTTWSPVGAAFNVKAVSRLDLFQQNVGLFGVPELSCTEGFKVIQEKALQETERLVEKACSSPPGHVTVETFDKLSDSLCRVADLADFIKVAHPDPLYREAAEKTCMQIGTTVEKLNTNVELCKSLKNLLDNEEVMAKLDPETRRVAELFMFDFEISGIHLDEKQRKEAVKLNVQLLDLNNQFLTGCHMPNRIDMRALPKHILQQFTNEGKYVQIAGLHADAPDDLVREVAYRIFLYPNEDMMRILEELLSSRHKLANLVGYESYAHRALKGAMAKCPDTVMNFLQLLTDKLKDRTEKDFQMMREMKTRFNPRNPELMPWDHPYLSGVVRAERFNIEPSLYSPYFSLGSCMEGLNSLFTHLFGVSLLAEQPSAGEVWSEDVRKLAVVHESEGLLGYIYCDFFYRPDKPHQDCHFTIRGGRRLDDGQYQLPVVVLMLNLPHPTKSTPTLLTPAMMENLFHEMGHAMHSMLARTHYQHVTGTRCTTDFAEVPSILMEFFATDYRVINQFARHYQTGQPLPQSMVARLCESKKVCGAADTQLQVFYAALDQVYHGKPQKRSTTDILIDMQQKYYGLPYVPNTAWQLRFSHLVGYGAKYYSYLMSRAVASMVWRQCFHKDPLNRETGERYRREMLAHGGGKEPMLMVEGMLQKRPSTEDFVDALVSELDPDFETFFMDSEG; from the exons ATGTCTGCTTCTAAAGCGCTGTTTCTGAGAGTGTTAAGGCACAAAGTTGCTTTAAAGCTCTGGAGGAGAAATGTCACCACCTGGTCACCAGTTGGAGCTGCTTTCAACGTTAAAGCTGTGAGCAGGCTGGACCTGTTTCAACAAAATGTG GGTTTGTTTGGAGTTCCTGAGCTGAGCTGCACAGAGGGATTCAAGGTGATCCAGGAGAAAGCTCTGCAGGAGACCGAGCGCCTGGTGGAGAAAGCCTGCAGCTCGCCGCCTGGCCATGTGACTGTGGAGACATTCGATAAACTTTCAGACAGTTTATGCAGAGTGGCTGATCTG gcAGACTTTATCAAAGTTGCCCATCCTGATCCGCTGTACCGAGAAGCAGCAGAAAAAACCTGCATGCAGATCGGTACCACAGTGGAGAA GCTTAACACAAATGTTGAGTTGTGTAAGAGTTTAAAGAACCTGTTGGATAATGAAGAAGTGATGGCCAAACTGGATCCAGAAACAAG GAGAGTAGCCGAGCTGTTCATGTTTGACTTTGAGATAAGTGGAATCCACCTGGACGAAAAACAG agGAAAGAAGCAGTCAAGTTGAATGTGCAGCTGTTGGATCTCAATAATCAGTTTCTTACAGGCTGCCACATGCCAAACCGAATAGACATGAGAGCTCTCCCTAAACACATCCTCCAGCAATTTACCAACGAAGGGAAATATGTACAGATTGCAGGACTGCATGCTGATGCACCAGATGATCTG GTTCGGGAAGTTGCCTACAGGATTTTCCTGTACCCTAATGAAGATATGATGCGCATCCTTGAGGAACTGCTGTCTTCTAGGCATAAACTGGCCAACCTGGTTGGCTATGAATCTTATGCACATAGGGCATTAAAAGGGGCCATGGCTAAATGCCCAG acACTGTGATGAACTTCCTGCAACTTTTGACAGATAAACTCAAAGACAG GACTGAAAAAGACTTTCAAATGATGAGAGAGATGAAGACCAGATTCAATCCTAGAAATCCA GAGCTCATGCCATGGGATCACCCCTATCTGAGTGGTGTTGTACGTGCTGAGAG ATTTAATATTGAGCCAAGTTTATATAGCCCTTATTTTTCGCTTGGATCCTGCATGGAAGGTCTAAACAGTCTTTTTACACATCTCTTTGGTGTGTCACTTTTGGCTGAACAGCCTAGTGCAGGAGAAGTGTGGAGTGAGGATGTACGCAAACTG GCAGTGGTACATGAATCTGAAGGATTGCTGGGATACATTTACTGTGACTTCTTCTATAGACCAGACAAGCCTCATCAG GACTGCCATTTCACTATCCGTGGAGGGAGGCGGCTGGACGATGGGCAGTACCAGTTGCCGGTAGTAGTGCTGATGCTAAACCTCCCTCACCCTACTAAGAGCACGCCAACACTCCTTACACCAGCCATGATGGAGAACCTCTTCCATGAAATGGGTCACGCCATGCACTCGATGCTTGCACGCACACACTACCAGCATGTGACCG GAACGAGGTGTACCACTGATTTCGCTGAGGTGCCCTCTATTCTAATGGAGTTCTTTGCAACTGATTATCGTGTGATCAACCAGTTTGCTCGCCACTATCAGACAGGACAG CCTTTGCCCCAGAGTATGGTGGCACGACTCTGCGAGTCCAAAAAAGTCTGTGGTGCTGCTGACACTCAACTTCAG GTTTTTTATGCAGCCTTGGACCAAGTTTATCATGGCAAACCCCAAAAACGGTCAACAACCGATATCCTGATAGACATGCAACAAAAATACTACGGCTTACCTTACGTTCCCAACACA GCATGGCAGCTGAGATTCAGTCACCTTGTTGGCTATGGGGCGAAGTACTACTCTTACCTAATGTCTCGGGCTGTAGCTTCCAtggtctggaggcagtgtttcCATAAGGACCCTTTAAACAG GGAAACTGGAGAGCGCTACCGCAGAGAGATGCTGGCTCACGGGGGAGGGAAGGAGCCCATGCTGATGGTGGAAG gcATGTTGCAGAAAAGACCGTCCACCGAGGATTTTGTTGATGCCCTTGTCTCCGAACTGGACCCAGACTTTGAGACATTCTTCATGGACTCCGAGGGATGA